From the Clostridiales bacterium FE2011 genome, one window contains:
- a CDS encoding insulinase family protein, with protein MKRILSLFLVLALVVSTLPALAEPAPSGAAEAAGLPAVGDVVEGFEVKELRPFDLVGATLVSFEHQKTGAKLLYIANEDTNRAFQLSFLTRPIDNTGLPHVFEHSTLSGSEKYPSKALFFNLLYQSYTTFVNAYTDDYVTCYPVGSLSEKQLLAMADLYTDSCLHPMIMTDESIYRTESWRYEMADMESPLTLNGTVYSEMTGALTLQRSARDNARAATFPGSVAAFNSGGIPKYIPDMTWDSLKEYHNRFYHPSNCLAYLYGSYEDYTAFLKLLNEAFAPYEKQDFTFTDSGYTRITEPVVTSVPYAVAEGTDTTNQSSVYYYILCPGLRENKEEQRIVDHADLMLATTGSLLIENLKKAFPAGSFTCSRDSVGPDDALLFAADNVNANDAETFRQIVNDSLKQIVQDGFDPVQVDATATRQELTNKLATEGGSPIIGVVAKLSDGYALTGNPFEYCENMEAQTHIREENEKGLLTGAIEKWLVDPALYTLTTTYPEPGLKEQQEAALAEKLAEIKAGMTEEEKQAVIDATNAKPEEEDTTEMVASLTAVTVADLPEEVREIPYTDETGADGVRRLNMTANVDEIGLIDLFLDARGLSQEDLQYARLFSQLLGQLDTDAHTKEELALLMGRYLTGGSYKIQTFDTADKNDVTAYLAAEWVALDRDLPAAYDLEQEILFHTQFTDIPTLAEKISALKSTARSIISAAPYTVVLARQAGLDDPQSRVQDYLSFTPYYTFLENVEQQMAADPEAVVTRLQAIQSFLANRSGAMAIYAGNENSIALNAPLVDAFFAELPNEKREYPAYDVPAADRKEGLSVDGNIQYNCLTASFRELGIEPDYTFDVIGSIITDQVLIPILRDQMGAYGASCGTNGDLGLMIYSYRDPNVKATFDLYDSIPEKLANMELTQDQINGYIMRQYSSIATPAGELTEAILKINAVLNGRPEDETLQKMRAYKSVTPETVKNAAAVYALLVEKGARGTAGPIGALQANSDLYDTILNPFHTEDLSKVSFSDVAEDSEYHDAVYTAFAAGLMQPKEEGLFAPDEPATAGDFLGGLYMLIGGGTNDPEACKAALSANGLIPADQDLNAEVNEGFLGGILAALGVPGATETPDVAVTRAELAALFIQLTGK; from the coding sequence ATGAAACGAATACTGTCCCTGTTCCTTGTGCTGGCGCTGGTAGTCAGCACACTGCCCGCCCTGGCGGAACCGGCTCCGTCAGGCGCTGCCGAAGCGGCCGGCCTGCCGGCCGTGGGCGACGTGGTCGAAGGCTTCGAAGTCAAGGAGCTTCGTCCCTTTGACCTGGTCGGCGCGACCCTGGTGTCCTTTGAGCACCAGAAGACAGGCGCGAAGCTTCTTTACATTGCCAATGAAGATACCAACCGCGCCTTCCAGCTGTCCTTCCTGACCCGGCCGATTGACAACACCGGCCTGCCCCATGTGTTTGAACACAGCACCCTGTCGGGCTCAGAGAAGTATCCCAGCAAAGCCCTGTTTTTCAATCTTCTTTATCAGTCCTATACCACCTTTGTGAACGCTTATACCGACGACTATGTGACCTGTTATCCGGTGGGTTCCCTTTCCGAAAAGCAGCTGCTTGCCATGGCAGATCTTTATACAGACTCCTGCCTGCATCCGATGATCATGACGGATGAAAGCATCTACCGCACGGAATCCTGGCGGTATGAAATGGCGGATATGGAAAGTCCCCTGACGCTGAACGGTACCGTGTACAGTGAAATGACCGGTGCCCTCACGCTGCAGAGAAGCGCCCGTGACAACGCAAGGGCTGCCACCTTCCCCGGTTCCGTGGCGGCTTTTAACTCCGGCGGCATTCCCAAATACATTCCGGATATGACCTGGGATTCCCTGAAGGAATACCACAACCGGTTCTATCATCCGTCCAACTGTCTCGCTTACCTGTACGGCTCCTATGAGGATTACACCGCTTTCCTGAAGCTGCTGAATGAAGCCTTCGCTCCCTATGAAAAGCAGGACTTCACCTTCACCGACAGCGGCTATACCCGGATCACGGAGCCTGTGGTCACCAGCGTTCCCTATGCGGTGGCAGAAGGTACGGATACCACCAATCAGTCTTCCGTATATTACTATATCCTCTGCCCCGGCCTGAGGGAAAACAAGGAAGAACAGCGGATCGTGGATCATGCGGATCTCATGCTGGCCACCACCGGTTCTCTCCTGATTGAAAACCTGAAAAAAGCCTTCCCTGCCGGAAGCTTCACCTGCTCCCGTGACTCCGTCGGACCCGATGACGCTTTGCTCTTTGCAGCAGACAATGTCAACGCGAATGACGCGGAAACCTTCCGCCAAATCGTCAACGACTCCCTGAAGCAGATTGTGCAGGACGGTTTTGATCCTGTGCAGGTGGACGCGACCGCAACCCGCCAGGAGCTGACCAATAAGCTGGCAACGGAAGGCGGCAGCCCGATCATAGGCGTTGTCGCCAAGCTTTCCGACGGCTATGCCCTGACCGGCAATCCCTTTGAATACTGCGAAAACATGGAAGCCCAGACCCATATCCGGGAGGAAAATGAAAAAGGTCTCCTCACCGGCGCTATTGAAAAATGGCTGGTGGATCCGGCGCTGTATACCCTGACCACCACCTATCCGGAACCCGGCCTGAAGGAACAGCAGGAAGCTGCCCTGGCTGAAAAGCTGGCAGAGATCAAGGCCGGCATGACGGAAGAGGAAAAGCAGGCCGTCATCGATGCCACCAATGCGAAGCCCGAAGAGGAAGACACCACTGAAATGGTCGCCTCCCTGACGGCTGTCACCGTGGCTGACCTTCCCGAAGAAGTCCGTGAGATTCCGTATACGGATGAAACCGGCGCCGACGGCGTCCGCCGTCTGAACATGACAGCCAACGTGGATGAAATCGGACTGATCGACCTGTTCCTGGACGCCCGCGGTCTTTCCCAGGAAGACCTGCAGTATGCGCGCCTTTTCTCCCAGCTGCTGGGTCAGCTGGATACTGACGCCCATACCAAGGAAGAGCTTGCCCTGCTCATGGGCCGTTACCTGACGGGCGGAAGCTACAAAATCCAAACTTTCGATACGGCTGACAAGAACGACGTTACCGCCTACCTGGCGGCCGAGTGGGTCGCCCTGGACAGGGACCTGCCGGCTGCCTATGACCTCGAACAGGAAATCCTGTTCCATACGCAGTTTACAGACATCCCGACGCTTGCCGAAAAGATCTCAGCCCTGAAATCCACTGCCCGCAGCATCATTTCCGCTGCCCCCTATACGGTGGTTTTAGCCCGCCAGGCCGGGCTTGACGATCCCCAGTCCAGGGTGCAGGACTACCTGAGCTTCACCCCTTATTACACCTTCCTGGAAAACGTGGAGCAGCAGATGGCAGCGGATCCGGAAGCGGTTGTTACCCGCCTGCAGGCGATCCAGTCTTTCCTGGCCAACCGCAGCGGAGCCATGGCCATCTATGCCGGCAATGAGAACTCCATTGCGCTCAACGCGCCCCTGGTGGATGCTTTCTTCGCGGAGCTCCCCAATGAAAAGCGGGAGTATCCCGCCTATGACGTGCCGGCAGCCGACAGGAAGGAAGGCCTTTCCGTGGACGGCAACATCCAGTACAACTGCCTGACTGCTTCCTTCCGGGAGCTCGGCATTGAACCGGATTACACCTTTGACGTCATCGGCTCGATCATCACCGACCAGGTGCTGATTCCCATCCTGCGGGACCAGATGGGCGCCTACGGTGCCTCCTGCGGCACAAACGGCGACCTCGGCCTGATGATCTACTCCTACCGGGATCCCAACGTGAAGGCCACCTTTGACCTGTATGATTCCATCCCGGAAAAGCTGGCCAACATGGAACTGACCCAGGACCAGATCAACGGCTATATCATGCGCCAGTATTCATCCATCGCGACGCCTGCCGGCGAACTGACAGAAGCCATCCTTAAGATCAACGCAGTCCTGAATGGCCGTCCCGAGGACGAAACGCTGCAGAAGATGCGCGCCTATAAGAGCGTGACGCCTGAAACCGTGAAAAACGCGGCGGCCGTCTATGCCCTGCTGGTAGAAAAAGGTGCCCGCGGTACTGCCGGCCCCATCGGTGCCCTGCAGGCCAACAGCGATCTGTATGACACGATCCTGAATCCCTTCCATACGGAAGACCTGTCCAAGGTTTCCTTCTCCGACGTGGCGGAAGACAGTGAATATCATGATGCCGTCTATACCGCCTTTGCAGCCGGCCTGATGCAGCCGAAGGAAGAAGGCCTCTTCGCGCCGGATGAACCCGCCACTGCAGGCGATTTCCTCGGCGGACTGTATATGCTGATCGGCGGCGGAACCAATGATCCGGAAGCCTGCAAGGCAGCCCTGAGCGCCAACGGCCTGATCCCCGCGGATCAGGACCTGAACGCAGAAGTGAATGAGGGCTTCCTCGGCGGCATCCTGGCCGCCCTGGGTGTTCCCGGTGCCACGGAGACGCCCGATGTGGCTGTCACCCGCGCCGAACTGGCAGCGCTGTTCATCCAGCTCACCGGCAAGTAA
- a CDS encoding cation:proton antiporter, translating to MRSILMQTLLLIAVALFSGLLMTRLFDKFHLPDVTAYLVTGVLIGPCVLGRLGVSCLGFNTFEQVDSLSMISDVALGFIAFAIGHEFRLSALKQTGKQATVIGIIQACFATLCVDAALIALHFIMPDLLPMPVAVTLGAIAAATAPAATLMVVRQYKAKGPVTDVLLPVVALDDAVGLVIFAISFGIAQSLKDGDTNLAALILEPLMEVFLSLAFGGLVGLVLTWLERFFHSHRNRNALIVGSVILTVAVSQLKIPVGPFTFGFSSLLVCMMLGTIFCNFCPLSEDLMLQADRWSGPAVTLFFVLSGAALKFEVFGDPAVLLIGVVYIVARSLGKYLGAGLSSSMVHSPEPVRKYLGITLLPQAGVALGMCATAYRVLGGTEGTLVRNIVLFSVLVYELVGPSLTKWALTKAGDIRKMPDEVASRREKELQETAKPVPAAFRK from the coding sequence ATGCGATCAATACTTATGCAAACGCTTCTGCTGATTGCGGTTGCCCTGTTCTCCGGACTATTGATGACCCGTCTGTTTGATAAGTTTCACCTGCCGGATGTTACCGCCTACCTGGTGACCGGCGTGCTGATCGGCCCCTGCGTCCTGGGACGGCTGGGGGTTTCGTGCCTGGGTTTCAACACCTTTGAGCAGGTGGATTCCCTTTCGATGATTTCGGACGTGGCCCTGGGCTTCATTGCCTTTGCCATCGGCCATGAGTTCCGCCTTTCCGCCCTGAAGCAGACCGGGAAGCAGGCAACGGTGATCGGTATCATCCAGGCCTGCTTTGCCACCCTGTGCGTGGACGCGGCACTGATTGCCCTGCACTTTATCATGCCGGACCTGCTGCCGATGCCCGTGGCTGTAACCCTGGGCGCGATCGCGGCAGCTACCGCCCCGGCTGCCACCCTGATGGTGGTCCGCCAGTACAAGGCCAAGGGGCCGGTGACGGACGTGCTGCTGCCGGTGGTTGCCCTGGACGACGCGGTAGGCCTGGTGATCTTCGCCATCTCCTTCGGCATTGCCCAGTCCCTGAAAGACGGGGATACCAACCTGGCAGCCCTGATCCTGGAGCCGCTCATGGAGGTGTTCCTGTCCCTCGCCTTCGGCGGACTGGTGGGCCTGGTGCTGACCTGGCTGGAGCGGTTCTTCCACTCCCACCGGAACCGGAACGCCCTCATTGTCGGCAGCGTCATCCTGACGGTGGCCGTCAGCCAGCTGAAGATCCCGGTGGGTCCTTTCACCTTCGGATTCTCTTCCCTGCTGGTCTGCATGATGCTGGGCACCATTTTCTGCAACTTCTGCCCCCTCAGCGAGGACCTGATGCTGCAGGCGGACCGCTGGTCCGGCCCGGCCGTGACCCTGTTCTTTGTGCTCAGCGGCGCGGCGCTGAAGTTTGAGGTCTTCGGCGATCCCGCCGTGCTCCTGATCGGCGTGGTCTATATTGTTGCCCGGTCGCTGGGCAAATACCTGGGCGCCGGCCTGTCCTCCTCCATGGTTCACAGTCCCGAACCGGTCCGGAAATACCTGGGCATCACCCTGCTGCCCCAGGCCGGCGTGGCCCTGGGCATGTGCGCCACAGCCTACCGGGTGCTGGGCGGCACGGAGGGTACGCTGGTCCGGAATATTGTGCTTTTCTCCGTGCTGGTCTATGAACTGGTAGGCCCGAGCCTGACCAAGTGGGCCCTGACCAAAGCCGGGGATATCCGGAAAATGCCGGACGAGGTCGCTTCCCGCCGGGAAAAGGAACTGCAGGAGACCGCCAAACCGGTGCCTGCCGCCTTCCGGAAATAA